Genomic segment of Paucidesulfovibrio longus DSM 6739:
CATCGACGACTTCCACCAGATCCAGAAGTACGACGGCATGCAGCAGGAAATGATCATTATTTTCAACCATTTCTTCGATCGAAAGAAACAGATGGTCTTCTGCTGCCAGGACAAGATATCCTCCTACGACTATCTTGATCCGGTGCTGCTCTCCCGGCTGGAATGGGGGCTGATGGTCTCGCTCAAGCAGCCGGACCTGGAAGTGCGCATCGACTACATCCGCGAGCAGGCCAAGCTCAAGAAGCTGCCCCTGTCCAAGGAACAGATCCTGACCCTGGCCCAGCGCTTCAAGGATTTCCGCTACCTTCAGGGCATCCTCATCAAGCTGGTGGCCTTCCGCGAGCTGGTCCGCAAGGACATCTCCAAACGGGATTTCGAGCAGATCCTGAACAACACGGAAGAAACCACCACGGAAACGCTCAAGTCCGAGCACGTCATCTCCCTGGTGGCCGACCATTTCGGGGTCAGCGTCAAGGAGCTGAAAGGCAGCAAGCGCCACGCCCACATCGCCCAGGCCCGCCAGGTTTCCATGTACCTGTGCAAGACGCTCCTGCCGGTTTCCTACCCGGCGCTGGGCAGGACTTTCGGCGGCAAGGACCACTCCACCGTGCTCTACTCGGTAAAAAAAATAGAGCAACTTCGGGAAGATGACCCCACAATGAACAGCCTGTTGAAAGAGTTGAAGAAGAAATGTCTGCTTTACGGCAGAGAGTGATCCCCGTGCGGGGGGGTGTCGGTGAAGTTCCTTGTCCTCGACAAGGCGTGTAGATATTTTTTCTATAAAATACAGCCTGATAACATGGTTATCTACCAAGTGACAGGCCTTATAAAAGCAACAAGGAGTCTTCTTTATGTTCTTAAGAGTACAAAGAGACGAGATCATCGAAGGTTTGCAGAAGTCGGCCAACATCATTCCGGCCAAGACGGGCGCCGCCTTCCTGCGCACGATCTGGCTGAAGTGCGAGGACGGAAGGCTCAACATAATGTCCACGGATTCCAACCTGGAGTTCTGCGGTTCCTATCCCGCCCAGATCCAGGAAGAGGGCCTGGCCGGCATCCAGGGCCGCGCCTTCTACGAGCTGGTCCGCAAGCTGCCTTCGGGCGAGCTGATCATCAAGACCGACGCGGACAAGCAGAACGTCCTGGTCGAGCAGGGAGCGCGCAAGTACAAGCTGCCCGTGAACGACGAGGAGTGGTTCCAGAAGTTTTCCTCCTTCCCGGACGAGGGCACGGTCTTCTGGTCCGGCGATTTCCTGCACGAGATCATCGACAAGATCGCCTACTGCATCAGCGACGAGGACTCCATGGAGGCCATCGCGTGCATCTATTTCGC
This window contains:
- a CDS encoding DnaA ATPase domain-containing protein, coding for MNAKQALREHLLQTSSEQELRRWFDPLDVDIVPAERRASVLFPHGFFARWFEGTIQDKFEAQLNSFLGGEYTIRYNTPSNGGENGRAVETSTKAVGFPFDSQFIFDSFLVNKKNYFPLASAREVTKQAGTLFNPFLICGEHGSGKSHLLRAIANEISKKADPASLLLLSMDELKNLYSTTFSGDVFRARNHIFSHDFLFIDDFHQIQKYDGMQQEMIIIFNHFFDRKKQMVFCCQDKISSYDYLDPVLLSRLEWGLMVSLKQPDLEVRIDYIREQAKLKKLPLSKEQILTLAQRFKDFRYLQGILIKLVAFRELVRKDISKRDFEQILNNTEETTTETLKSEHVISLVADHFGVSVKELKGSKRHAHIAQARQVSMYLCKTLLPVSYPALGRTFGGKDHSTVLYSVKKIEQLREDDPTMNSLLKELKKKCLLYGRE